One Pseudorasbora parva isolate DD20220531a chromosome 4, ASM2467924v1, whole genome shotgun sequence genomic region harbors:
- the ndufaf5 gene encoding arginine-hydroxylase NDUFAF5, mitochondrial encodes MNIRVKSLRCVWRGWRCFSSRQGGAMNVFDRSMKRKQKEWASSLLDSDKYDYLRDEVGSRVADRVYDVSRTFPLALDVGSGKSHIAEHLSKEVVERLFLTDISDSSLRNRRKCEIPTHCVVADEEFLPFKANTFDLVLSSLSLHWINDLPGALRQIHHVLKPDGVFIGAMVGGETLYELRCSLQLAELEREGGFAPHISPYTAVTDLGNLLGQAGFNMLTVDIDEVQVHYPDILEVMRDLQGMGESNCAWNRKSLLQRDTILAAAAIYKEMYGSEDGSVPATFQILYMIGWKPHDSQAKPAKRGSANVSFADLSKLDKLQADHQKTNDKS; translated from the exons ATGAATATCAGAGTGAAAAGCCTCCGGTGTGTGTGGAGAGGATGGAGGTGCTTCTCCTCCAGGCAGGGAGGCGCGATGAACGTGTTTGACAGGAGCATGAAGCGCAAGCAGAAGGAATGGGCATCATCTTTACTGGACAGCGATAAATACGATTACCTTCGAGACGAG GTGGGGAGCAGAGTGGCAGACAGGGTTTATGATGTCTCAAG GACTTTCCCTTTGGCTTTGGATGTAGGATCTGGGAAGAGTCATATCGCAGAGCATTTGAGTAAG GAGGTTGTTGAACGTCTCTTCTTGACAGACATCTCAGACTCTTCCCTG AGGAACAGGAGAAAATGTGAGATTCCTACTCACTGTGTTGTGGCAGACGAGGAGTTCCTGCCCTTTAAAGCAAACACATTTGACCTAGTGCTCAGCAGCCTGAG TCTGCACTGGATCAATGACCTTCCTGGAGCTTTGAGACAG ATCCACCATGTGTTGAAGCCGGACGGCGTGTTCATTGGAGCAATGGTTGGCGGCGAGACGCTGTACGAGCTGCGATGTTCTCTGCAGTTAGCGGAGCTGGAGAGGGAGGGGGGGTTTGCGCCCCATATCTCACCCTACACAGCCGTCACTGACCTGGGTAACCTGCTGGGCCAGGCCGGCTTCAACATGCTCACTGTG GACATTGATGAAGTTCAGGTCCATTACCCTGATATACTGGAGGTTATGAGGGATTTACAAG GTATGGGTGAGAGCAACTGTGCGTGGAACAGGAAGTCACTCCTGCAAAGAGACACCATACTGGCGGCAGCTGCCATTTATAAAG AGATGTACGGCAGTGAAGACGGCTCAGTTCCAGCTACGTTTCAGATCCTCTACATGATTGGCTGGAAGCCTCACGATTCTCAG GCGAAACCAGCAAAACGGGGTTCGGCGAATGTCTCGTTTGCCGATTTGTCAAAACTAGACAAACTTCAGGCCGACCACCAGAAAACCAATGACAAGTCCTAG
- the esf1 gene encoding ESF1 homolog, with translation MTSKNTVSGDDRFSKVKKDPRFWEMPNRERKVKIDKRFQSMFHDQRFKLKYTVDKRGRPVNHTSAEDLKRFYKLSDSEQSDEEQEDEKTEKEKKAVEQEDESDESEDEEEAEKVLKSEKAKKTKEPLIKGVRVFEEDEDEKSGVEEDEEDGSSEGDEDEEEEEVDEEVESESDEDGDDGPDLARGKGNIETSSDEDDDDEELEDEEIEHDWGEMWKDAPRSDNTSQRLAVCNMDWDRLKAKDLLALFNSFKPKGGVVLSVTIYPSEFGKERISAEKTQGPLELISLPDDPDADTEEQRIYREKVRDYQFKRLKYYYAVVECDSVETAKHIYEECDGFEYESSCSTIDLRFIPDDVTFDDEPKDRATDVDYASYKPKLFTSTATTTAKVELTWDETDHDRVTALCRKFNKDELLDMDFKAYLASSSEDEEEEEAEKPTEAEEPAEPLLVEKKGSKGKKSAEQIAKYRDLLKSIQDKDKGKDDGMDMEITWVPGLKETTEKLVKKKMLGKDTLSPWEEYLQKKKDKKKQKRKGKKEAAEAEPGISDDELPADVDLSDPFFTEELGASGSLVNKKNKSRKKDEEKTPEEQEELERRRAEMELLMDDDEDGKHKHFNYDKIVEHQNLSKKKRKKLLKSNTPLEADDFQVDVQDPRFQAMFTSHLYNLDPSDPAYKKTKATQSILEEKLRRREEEQHSQEEKLKSRDTQEKLKAETASATKAMDPNLSLLVKSIKNKTQQFQARKKQKTK, from the exons ATGACTTCCAAAAACACTGTAAGCGGTGACGACCGCTTCTCCAAGGTTAAAAAGGACCCTCGCTTCTGGGAGATGCCCAACAGAGAGCGCAAAGTCAAGATCGACAAGCGTTTCCAGTCCATGTTCCACGACCAGCGCTTTAAGCTGAAGTACACGGTGGATAAACGCGGCCGACCCGTCAACCACACGTCCGCCGAGGACCTCAAGCGCTTCTACAAGCTCTCGGACTCCGAGCAGTCGGACGAAGAGCAGGAGGACGAGAAGACGGAGAAGGAAAAGAAAGCGGTTGAGCAGGAAGATGAGAGTGATGAATCTGAAGACGAGGAAGAAGCAGAGAAGGTCCTGAAGTCTGAAAAAGCTAAGAAAACTAAAGAGCCGTTGATAAAGGGAGTGAGAGTGTTTGAAGAAG atgaagaTGAGAAATCTGGTGTTGAAGAGGACGAAGAAGATGGTTCTTCTGAaggtgatgaagatgaagaggaggaggaggttgATGAAGAAGTTGAGAGCGAGTCAGATGAAGATGGCGACGATGGACCTGATCTGGCCAGAGGGAAGGGTAACATTGAGACCAGCTCTGATGAAGATGACGATGATGAAGAGTTGGAGGATGAGGAGATTGAGCATGACTGGGGAGAGATGTGGAAAGATGCTCCACGGAGTGACAAT ACTTCACAGCGGTTGGCAGTTTGTAACATGGACTGGGACAGACTGAAAGCTAAAGATCTGCTGGCTCTCTTTAACTCGTTCAAGCCCAAAGGAGGCGTAGTACTGTCTGTAACG ATCTATCCGTCTGAGTTTGGGAAGGAGAGGATAAGTGCAGAAAAGACCCAAGGTCCGCTGGAGCTCATCAGCCTCCCAGACGACCCCGACGCCGACACAGAAGAGCAAAG GATCTACCGAGAGAAGGTGCGTGACTATCAGTTCAAGCGTCTGAAGTATTACTACGCCGTGGTGGAGTGTGACTCTGTCGAAACAGCGAAACACATTTATGAGGAGTGTGACGGCTTCGAGTACGAGAGCAGCTGCTCGACGATCGACCTGCG GTTCATCCCCGATGACGTGACGTTTGACGATGAGCCGAAGGACAGAGCGACCGATGTGGATTATGCTTCCTACAAGCCCAAACTCTTCACATCAACGGCCACCACCACAGCCAAG GTTGAGCTGACTTGGGACGAAACGGATCACGACCGTGTCACGGCTCTCTGCCGGAAGTTCAATAAGGACGAGCTGTTGGACATGGACTTCAAGGCTTACCTGGCCTCTTCCAGTGAGgacgaagaggaggaagaggcaGAGAAACCGACGGAAG CTGAGGAGCCGGCTGAGCCTCTTCTTGTGGAGAAGAAGGGCAGTAAGGGGAAGAAAAGCGCAGAGCAGATCGCCAAATACAGAGATCTACTGAAGAGCATTCAGGACAAAGACAAGGGGAAGGACGACGGCATGGACATGGAGATCACATGGGTACCAG gacTGAAGGAAACGACCGAGAAGCTTGTGAAGAAGAAAATGTTGGGCAAAGATACTCTGAGTCCGTGGGAGGAGTACCTGCagaagaaaaaagacaaaaagaaacAGAAGCGGAAAGGAAAGAAG GAAGCAGCGGAGGCGGAGCCTGGGATCAGTGATGATGAACTTCCTGCTGATGTGGACCTCAGTGACCCCTTCTTCACAGAGGAGCTCGGCGCATCAG GATCCCTGGTAAACAAAAAGAACAAGAGCAGGAAGAAGGATGAGGAGAAGACACCAGAAGAACAGGAAGAGCTGGAGAGACGGAGG GCTGAGATGGAGCTGCTGATGGATGACGATGAAGACGGCAAGCACAAACATTTCAACTACGACAAGATCGTAGAGCACCAGAACCTGAgcaagaagaagaggaagaagctCCTGAAGAGCAACACACCACTGGAGGCCGACGACTTCCAG GTGGACGTTCAGGACCCGCGCTTCCAGGCCATGTTCACGTCCCATCTTTACAACCTGGACCCGTCCGACCCGGCCTACAAGAAGACCAAAGCCACGCAGAGCATCTTGGAGGAGAAACTGCGGCGCAGAGAGGAGGAGCAACACAGTCAGGAGGAGAAGCTGAAGAGCAGAGACACACAGGAGAAGCTCAAAGCAGAGACGGCATCCGCCACTAAAGCCATGGACCCTAATTTATCACTGCTTGTCAAATCCATCAAGAACAAAACGCAACAGTTTCAAGCGCGCAAGAAACAAAAGACAAAGTAG
- the btbd3a gene encoding BTB/POZ domain-containing protein 3a has product MAAELFPAKKLPAVTATAVQQYQQQNVSNNNTIQGCNWQGLYPTIRERNSVMFNNELMADIHFVVGPPGGTQRVPGHKYVLAVGSSVFHAMFYGELAEDKDEIRIPDVEPPSFLAMLKYIYCDEIDLCADTVLATLYAAKKYIVPHLARACVNFLETSLSARNACVLLSQSCLFEEPDLTQRCWEVIDAQAELALRSEGFCDIDTQTLESILRRETLNAKEMVVFEAALSWAEAECHRQELQPTIENKRLVLGKAIYLIRIPAMALDDFANGVAQSGVLTLNETNDIFLWYTAAKKPELKFVCKPRKGLTPQKCHRFQSCAYRSNQWRYRGRCDSIQFAVDKRVFIAGFGLYGSSCGSAEYQAKIELKRQGVTLGVAIIKYFSDGSSNTFPVFFEYPVQIEPDTFYTASVVLDGNELSYFGQEGMTEVQCGKVTFQFQCSSDSTNGTGVQGGQIPELIFYA; this is encoded by the exons ATGGCCGCAGAGCTGTTTCCTGCCAAAAAATTGCCCGCTGTCACAGCCACCGCTGTCCAACAGTACCAACAGCAGAACGTCAGCAACAACAACACCATTCAGGGATGTAATTGGCAAGGCTTGTATCCCACGATCAGAGAGCG AAACTCAGTCATGTTCAACAACGAGCTGATGGCAGATATTCATTTTGTGGTGGGGCCTCCTGGAGGAACCCAGAGAGTGCCGGGACACAAG TACGTCCTGGCTGTGGGCAGTTCTGTATTTCACGCCATGTTCTACGGAGAGCTGGCTGAAGATAAGGATGAGATCCGGATCCCTGATGTGGAGCCACCTTCTTTCCTCGCCATGCTGAA GTATATCTACTGTGATGAGATCGACCTGTGTGCAGACACCGTCCTCGCCACACTGTACGCTGCCAAAAAATACATCGTCCCCCACTTGGCCCGCGCCTGCGTCAACTTCCTGGAGACCAGTCTGAGCGCTAGAAACGCCTGCGTCCTGCTCTCTCAGAGCTGCCTGTTCGAGGAGCCTGACCTCACGCAGCGCTGCTGGGAGGTCATCGACGCGCAGGCCGAACTCGCCCTCCGCTCTGAGGGCTTCTGCGACATCGACACCCAGACTCTGGAGAGCATCCTGCGGCGCGAGACGCTCAACGCCAAGGAGATGGTGGTGTTCGAGGCGGCGCTGAGCTGGGCGGAGGCTGAGTGTCACCGACAGGAACTCCAACCCACCATCGAGAATAAACGGCTAGTTTTGGGGAAGGCCATCTATCTGATACGGATCCCCGCGATGGCCCTTGATGATTTCGCTAATGGTGTCGCGCAGTCGGGGGTGTTGACGCTTAACGAGACCAACGACATTTTCCTGTGGTACACGGCGGCCAAAAAACCCGAGCTGAAGTTCGTCTGCAAACCGCGGAAAGGTTTGACGCCGCAGAAGTGCCACCGCTTTCAGTCGTGCGCGTACCGCAGCAATCAGTGGCGGTACCGCGGGCGCTGCGACAGCATCCAGTTCGCCGTGGACAAGCGCGTCTTCATCGCCGGGTTTGGGCTGTATGGCTCCAGCTGCGGTTCGGCGGAGTACCAGGCCAAGATCGAGCTCAAGCGCCAAGGCGTGACTCTCGGCGTCGCCATCATCAAATACTTCTCCGACGGCTCCAGCAACACCTTCCCCGTGTTTTTCGAGTACCCGGTGCAGATCGAGCCCGACACGTTCTACACGGCCAGCGTGGTTCTGGACGGGAACGAGCTGAGTTATTTTGGGCAGGAGGGCATGACCGAGGTCCAGTGCGGGAAGGTGACCTTTCAGTTCCAGTGCTCGTCGGACAGCACCAACGGGACGGGTGTGCAGGGGGGGCAGATACCTGAACTCATATTTTATGCTTGA